Genomic segment of Paenibacillus sp. FSL R5-0623:
TTGTGATGTGAAATCTTTTCTTTACTGTGCAACATATGTGTAAATAAAAAGCTGCCTTATTAATAAGGCAGCTTTCATATAATTAAAGTTTAGTAACGTTCTCAGCTTGTGGTCCACGGTTACCTTGAGTTACTTCAAATTGAACGCGTTGACCTTCGTCCAAAGATTTGTAACCTTCACCTTGAATTGCACTGAAATGAACGAATACATCTGTTCCTTCTTCAGTTTCGATAAAGCCGAATCCTTTATCCGCGTTGAACCATTTCACTGTACCTGTTTGCATGTGATTCCTCCAAAAAATAAGTTTTTAGCCGATCATTATGACGAGTATTATTGAAAAATTGACACTCACCTGGTGCATTTAAACCACGAACTTGATGTCCGCTAATGTATCGATTAATATGATAATACCATGTCCGCTAATATAAGTCAAGATTTGGAGGTATTTTCTAATGAACCAGTCATCAGGGACTTCGGTGCAGCGGGAACCGACGATAGAGGAATTCATACATATGCTTGCTAATGAGGGAGAATTGCATCCCAAAACCGTGAAGGAATATACAAGTGATCTGAAACACTTTATCGAATGGTACAAGGAAAGCACCATGCTCAGCGAAGAGTTTACATTGCGAATCGAAGACGTAAACACATCCACTTTAGTCCAATATCGCGAAGATTCACTCAAAGTTATGTTATTGAAGCCAGCCACTATTAACCGAAGATTGATTACGCTGAAGCGTTTTTTCAAATGGGCTGTCTTGGAATCCAGGCTCAGTCATGACCCTTCGAAACCATTAAAATTCATTCCGGAAGACAAAGTAAGTCCACGCCGAATGACATTTGAAGAAGAGCAGGCATTCCTCGCGGCAGTGGAATATGGTAATTCCCTTCGTGATCAGACGATCCTGACCCTTATGTTTCACACAGGCTTGCGAACGATGGAGGTATGCAACCTCAAACCTCATGATATCGAACTTGGTAGACGAAGCGGTCACCTGACAGTGAGAGCCGATAAACGCAACGTGCTACGTAAGATCCCATTGAATATACAGTGTGTTGTCATGTTGAATCAGTACTTATCTGATCTTGCTACCGCCCCTGCTTACCTTTTTCCTTCAGAGAAGACAAACGATCGTTTAACGGAGAGAGCATTGCGACACCTGATTAAAAAAGTAATGATAACAGCAGGGCTGGAAGGATTGAGTTCACACGATCTGCGTCATCGTTTTGGCTACGTCATGGCTGAGCATACGCCACTGCACCGTTTGGCCGAGATAATGGGACACACCAACCCAGATACAACCATGATTTATTTTAAAGCATTAAGTACAAATCATCGTAAAGAACAAGAATGAAGTCTGAATTATAGTTAGAATCAAAACACCTCTTATTAGAAGTACTTCGAAATTTCCCGTGTTGTATTACTTTAACCTGCCTTTAGCACTCATATACTATCCTTCACATTTCACTTAGGCACTGCCCGACAGGGTTGCCTTACCTCTAATAAAGAAAGCGATTACATATCCCTGATAATATTGTATATTATGATGGCAACCTTGGAACAGATCAACATGAGCCTTTGCATTTTGCTTCAATTCGGTGAGCCATAAGAGATCAAATGATTCACAATGCTACATATATATTCGTTGCTAGGGCATAAGGCCGTCATCAAAAGGAGGAATCCAAACATGTACCGGGTACTGCTGGTGGATGATGAAGAAGATGTGCGTGAAGGACTTGTTGTAGAGGTCGATTGGGAAGCGCTCGATCTGCGGATTGTCGGTTTGGCTGAGAATGGGCGGGAAGCATTGGAGATGGCGGAGCGGGTAGAGCCGGACATTGTGGTGACGGATATCAGCATGCCATTCATGAATGGTCTGGAACTCGCACAAAGATTGAGGAAGCGTAATCCACTCGTGAAGGTGGTCATTTTGACTGGATATGATGAATTTGATTATGCGAGGCAAGCCATCTCGTTAAGTGTGGATGAATATCTGCTGAAGCCGTTCTCGGCAGGGCATCTCACCGAACTGCTCACAAGACTGCGCGCCCAGATGGCTGCTGAAGTGGCTGAGCGTGAAGATGTACAGCAGCTGCGTGAGCACTATCATACCAGTTTGCCTTTATTACAGGCAGATCTGATGGCGACCTTGCTCCATCGGCAGAAATCCTCGACATATATTCATAGTAAAGCCAAACAATGCGGATTGGATCTGACAGGAGAACGCTATGGGGTGTCTGTATTGACACTGCATATGGATGGAGATGTACAGAAGGAGAAACTTGAGGGAGTATTCACCGAGCCCCCACAGCGACATAACAAAACAACATCCGAGGTAGCGGATCAATCTGAGATAATCGTTCCCGGAGGTTCATTGCGTCAATCTGAGGATGCTGAACTGAAACGCTTTGCTGCACTTAACATTGCGGCAGAAGTCTGGGCGGAGCATGGGGCTGGTCATGCCTTTATGCATCAGGAGACGATTGTCCTGCTCTATGTGGATCGCTCGGGCGGTACAGATGGAGCGAAGCGGCAACAGAAGGAATTGGAAAATGTGATGCGCAGCATCAACCACTATTTACGTATCCCGGCTACGGTGGGATCGGGTCAGATTGTGGATACACTCGCGGATGTGAATCATGCCTATGAAGATGCCCTGCTGGCATTGGATTATCGGCTTGTGCCCGGGACGGATTCAATCATATACATTGCGGACGTGGAGCGACAGACGGCGGGCAAGCTGCGGTTCGACGAGTTGAAGCAGCAGACGCTGACACGTTGTCTGAAGGCGGGTACACAAGCGGAGCTGGAGGAAGCACTTGCGATCATTTTCCGGGAAATTACAGTGGAACACGGGCGAAGTGATATTCAGCTCTATTTAATTGAAGTATTAACAACAGTATGGAAGGCGGCACAGGCATCAGGGGAGGAAATGGAGGACATCTTTGGTGCAGGGTTCCAGTTGTATGCGGATTTGTTCCGACTGCCGGGACTTACTGATGCACAGAAGAAGGTACGGGAAGTCTGTCTACTCGTACAACATCGCATTGCCAGCGGACGCCAGCATGTATACAAGGATATTGTTGAGCAGGCGTTAGTCTTCACCAAGGAGCATTATGCCGACCCGGACCTGTCCATTCAGAAGGTGTGCGGGCATTTGCATATCAGCTCCGGTTATTTTTGTGGCATTTTCAAAAAAGAAGTGCAGCTTACCTTCCTGCAGTACCTGATGCAGATTCGAATGGAGGCAGCGCGTGAACTGCTTCGCTCGACAGAACTGAAGTCATTTGAGATTGCG
This window contains:
- a CDS encoding cold-shock protein, whose protein sequence is MQTGTVKWFNADKGFGFIETEEGTDVFVHFSAIQGEGYKSLDEGQRVQFEVTQGNRGPQAENVTKL
- a CDS encoding tyrosine-type recombinase/integrase; protein product: MNQSSGTSVQREPTIEEFIHMLANEGELHPKTVKEYTSDLKHFIEWYKESTMLSEEFTLRIEDVNTSTLVQYREDSLKVMLLKPATINRRLITLKRFFKWAVLESRLSHDPSKPLKFIPEDKVSPRRMTFEEEQAFLAAVEYGNSLRDQTILTLMFHTGLRTMEVCNLKPHDIELGRRSGHLTVRADKRNVLRKIPLNIQCVVMLNQYLSDLATAPAYLFPSEKTNDRLTERALRHLIKKVMITAGLEGLSSHDLRHRFGYVMAEHTPLHRLAEIMGHTNPDTTMIYFKALSTNHRKEQE
- a CDS encoding response regulator; its protein translation is MYRVLLVDDEEDVREGLVVEVDWEALDLRIVGLAENGREALEMAERVEPDIVVTDISMPFMNGLELAQRLRKRNPLVKVVILTGYDEFDYARQAISLSVDEYLLKPFSAGHLTELLTRLRAQMAAEVAEREDVQQLREHYHTSLPLLQADLMATLLHRQKSSTYIHSKAKQCGLDLTGERYGVSVLTLHMDGDVQKEKLEGVFTEPPQRHNKTTSEVADQSEIIVPGGSLRQSEDAELKRFAALNIAAEVWAEHGAGHAFMHQETIVLLYVDRSGGTDGAKRQQKELENVMRSINHYLRIPATVGSGQIVDTLADVNHAYEDALLALDYRLVPGTDSIIYIADVERQTAGKLRFDELKQQTLTRCLKAGTQAELEEALAIIFREITVEHGRSDIQLYLIEVLTTVWKAAQASGEEMEDIFGAGFQLYADLFRLPGLTDAQKKVREVCLLVQHRIASGRQHVYKDIVEQALVFTKEHYADPDLSIQKVCGHLHISSGYFCGIFKKEVQLTFLQYLMQIRMEAARELLRSTELKSFEIAEQVGFAEPNYFSFCFKKHIGVSPKEYRKQASQTASEGSIR